In Actinomycetota bacterium, the following are encoded in one genomic region:
- a CDS encoding NrdH-redoxin, with amino-acid sequence MDEIVVYGAPWCGDCRRAQRVLDRHGAPYRYIDVDDDPEAAREVIRINRGLRSIPTILFPDGSVLIEPTDPELAAKLAG; translated from the coding sequence ATGGACGAGATCGTGGTGTACGGCGCGCCGTGGTGCGGCGACTGCCGGCGGGCCCAGCGGGTGCTGGACCGGCACGGCGCCCCCTACCGATACATCGACGTGGACGACGACCCCGAGGCCGCGCGCGAGGTGATCCGGATCAACCGGGGCCTCCGAAGCATCCCCACCATCCTGTTCCCGGACGGGTCCGTCCTGATCGAGCCGACGGACCCGGAACTCGCCGCCAAGCTCGCCGGCTGA
- a CDS encoding amidase: MTELPESAAEMAAGVAAGRVSPVELVQRVLQRMNDWQAVTNAFSQLMFRAALEEALALERAVAAGEAVGPLAGVPVAVKDLFDVAGCRTTGCSRAYRDNWAEADAEVVRRLRAAGAIVVGKTNMHELAAGATNLVSACGPTANPWDPLRITGGSSGGSAAALAAGVVPIALGTDTGGSIRIPSSFCGVAGLKPTTGALPLDGVLRLAPSLDCPGPMAGSVGDLQLAWQVVSGQVLAAPPDLARGAGVLGGYFADRIHPEVVGGVRAVADALASTGVEIVMVDGRGIDDAPQVWLDIGWTEFHDVHGHLLEHPELLEPLTVSYLEYGRDVPPARRMEARRRAEEIRSWFAVRLRDVDVLVAPSTPFPAPPADATDVEVRAGERLGIHGGATSVLTRPVNLAGLPALALPSGWSRDGLPLGAQLIGRRGSEAMLLATAALLEELDERFRVRRAPGPPPP, encoded by the coding sequence TGTTCCGGGCCGCGCTGGAGGAGGCGCTCGCCCTGGAACGCGCCGTCGCGGCCGGCGAAGCCGTCGGCCCCCTGGCCGGTGTGCCGGTGGCGGTGAAGGACCTGTTCGACGTGGCCGGGTGCCGCACCACGGGGTGCTCCCGGGCCTACCGCGACAACTGGGCCGAGGCGGACGCCGAGGTCGTGCGGCGCCTCCGGGCGGCCGGCGCTATCGTGGTGGGCAAGACCAACATGCACGAGCTGGCGGCGGGTGCGACGAACCTGGTCTCGGCGTGCGGTCCCACCGCGAACCCATGGGACCCCTTGCGCATCACCGGCGGGTCCAGCGGCGGGTCGGCCGCCGCGCTGGCCGCAGGCGTGGTGCCGATCGCGCTCGGGACCGACACCGGCGGGTCCATCCGCATCCCGTCGTCGTTCTGCGGCGTCGCCGGCCTGAAGCCGACCACCGGCGCGCTCCCGCTGGATGGCGTCCTGCGGCTGGCGCCCTCGCTGGACTGCCCCGGGCCCATGGCCGGGTCGGTGGGCGACCTCCAGTTGGCCTGGCAGGTCGTCTCCGGGCAGGTTCTCGCGGCCCCCCCGGACCTGGCCAGAGGAGCGGGCGTGCTGGGGGGCTACTTCGCGGACCGCATCCACCCGGAGGTCGTTGGCGGCGTCCGGGCCGTCGCCGACGCGCTCGCCTCGACCGGCGTGGAGATCGTCATGGTGGACGGGCGGGGCATCGACGACGCCCCACAAGTATGGCTAGACATCGGGTGGACCGAGTTCCATGACGTGCACGGCCACCTGCTCGAGCATCCGGAGCTGCTCGAGCCGCTGACCGTCTCCTACCTGGAGTACGGCCGCGACGTCCCGCCGGCCCGGCGCATGGAGGCACGCCGGCGGGCCGAGGAGATCCGGTCGTGGTTCGCGGTGCGGCTGCGCGACGTGGACGTCCTCGTCGCACCCTCGACTCCGTTCCCAGCTCCGCCCGCGGACGCGACGGACGTGGAGGTCCGTGCGGGCGAGCGCCTGGGGATCCACGGCGGCGCGACCTCGGTCCTGACCCGCCCGGTGAACCTGGCCGGGCTGCCCGCCCTTGCTCTTCCTTCTGGATGGTCGAGGGATGGGCTTCCGCTCGGCGCCCAACTCATCGGCCGCCGGGGCAGCGAGGCGATGCTCCTGGCGACGGCGGCCCTGCTGGAGGAGCTCGACGAACGGTTCCGGGTCCGGCGGGCTCCCGGGCCGCCCCCGCCGTGA
- a CDS encoding DMT family transporter, which translates to MRTRTRDRHGNGHRNAEAVGGGFVALAALQFGVVVVLGKLVERTGLPVASMLAVRFGIAALGLAVLLWARRQPLLPARGERVPLALLGAIGYAAESSLFFLALNHGQAAAVTLLFFTYPVFVALASIALGRGAPGWLLGGSLVCAVGGASIVVASTGGLAIRPLGVALAVAAALTFTGYLLGVDHVMKRTNALAGSMWVSGFAAIGLAAFALASGNADVPAGGVQWARLAGMGAGTAGAFVALFVGLRRLGPVRTSIVAAMEPLAATVLAALFLSEPVRPGVAAGGVLILAGAVAASMARGAPSKEPPVP; encoded by the coding sequence ATGCGGACCAGGACCAGGGACAGGCACGGGAACGGGCACAGGAACGCCGAAGCCGTGGGCGGCGGCTTCGTGGCCCTGGCGGCGCTTCAGTTCGGCGTGGTGGTGGTCCTCGGCAAGCTGGTCGAGCGGACGGGACTGCCGGTCGCCTCCATGCTCGCGGTCCGGTTCGGGATCGCCGCGCTGGGACTGGCCGTCCTCCTGTGGGCGCGCCGGCAGCCGCTGCTCCCGGCCCGGGGTGAACGCGTCCCGCTGGCGCTGCTCGGGGCCATCGGATACGCGGCCGAGTCGTCGCTGTTCTTCCTGGCCCTGAACCACGGCCAGGCCGCGGCGGTGACCCTCCTGTTCTTCACCTATCCGGTGTTCGTGGCCCTCGCTTCCATCGCACTGGGCCGGGGAGCTCCCGGATGGCTGCTCGGCGGGAGCCTGGTGTGCGCCGTCGGCGGCGCGTCCATCGTGGTGGCGTCCACGGGCGGGCTGGCCATCCGCCCGCTCGGCGTGGCGCTGGCGGTGGCCGCCGCGCTCACGTTCACCGGCTACCTTCTCGGGGTCGACCACGTGATGAAGCGGACGAACGCCCTGGCCGGCTCGATGTGGGTCAGCGGGTTCGCGGCGATCGGGCTGGCCGCGTTCGCCCTGGCGTCCGGGAACGCAGACGTGCCGGCGGGCGGCGTGCAGTGGGCCCGCCTGGCCGGGATGGGCGCGGGGACGGCCGGCGCATTCGTGGCGCTGTTCGTGGGGCTCCGCCGGCTCGGACCCGTGCGCACCTCGATCGTGGCGGCGATGGAGCCGCTGGCCGCGACCGTCCTGGCCGCGCTGTTCCTGTCCGAGCCGGTCCGGCCGGGGGTCGCAGCCGGAGGCGTCCTGATCCTGGCCGGTGCAGTCGCGGCCAGCATGGCCCGTGGGGCGCCCTCGAAGGAGCCGCCGGTCCCATGA